A stretch of DNA from Sphingomonas sp. SORGH_AS_0879:
AATAACCTTGGCATACCAAAAAAAGATCATAAGTGGGTTAGATTAGCCATTGGATCAAACAGTAAGATAATATTAACTGACGACATAGATTTATTTGATCCGACCAAGAAAAATTCCTCATCCAGCAATATTGCCAACATTAAGGCAAAGTGTGCCGGGCCAGTATCTAAACACCTGAAAAAAAGACATGGTATATGCGTGGCTACGCCAACGTGGTTTGTCAGTAACAAGCACAATGAGGAAGCTGTTGATACGTAGTTCTAAGTGGCCCTGACGCTTATACCCTCCGACGCCTTCAAAGCGACACGTGAGTAGTCAATGATCTCTGGATCGCCGCCGCGTCGCACGTCCGCAACATTTCTCTGTGTTTTCCGAAGGCCTTGGTCATACCCGAGCCTATCGATGTAGCTTTTTGCTTGCTTGTAGTGTTCGCTTTCCATCGCTTGATGCTAGACAACGCCACAGACAGCGCAACCCGGTTGTACTCGGGTTGGCCCAGACACCCATCTGGGCTTAATTATGAGGGCTTACCCATTCCCAGCGTTGACCCAGGAGTGTTGTAAAACCCTGCAAAATTTCAACAGCGTATGCAGAGTGGGGTACTGATACCTAAACGTCCAGCGCTGTATAAAAGTAGCAGGGTTTTCCTGCAAAAAATGAACCTATCGGCCGTTTTTTGCGCGCTCCCGATCCATGTCGCGAAGCTTTTCATCAATCCGTGCTATTTTTACGGGATCAATAACGCCATTTTTCCTGCAACCACGAGGAAGGGGACGAACAGGGTGCAATGGGCACGATGTCACAGAACAAACTGCAATCTGCTCCAATGCAGTACCAGGACTTAAGTGATCAAAATTACAATCTTTACACATCAACTCAATATTCAATTTTAAGCTCATTATTTCAACTTTTGCTTGTCGCTCCGTTTCTCTATGCGCACTACGGCCCGACGTTCGCCTCCCATAACTTACTTGCTTGTCTAAATCAACAGAAACTACGTAGATTTGCAGTGCCGCATCTGTCGCGTGTCGATTTTAACTCTATGGCACTTAATATTATGACTTTACCTCATCGGAATATCTATAACGACCACTTCCCTAGTCATTCTTTCGAGTGGTATTGGGTTAGTCATAGACCCCCTGTCGCTTCTATTTTTCCGACGTCAGACCGCGTGTAATTCTGGTGTAATCAATGCCGGAAAAGGGGGGTAAAAGGGGGTATTTCTGGGTATCAGCCCTAAGCACGGAGCGCGGCTAAAGGCATGAAATTAGGTCGAAATAGGCATATTTGGGGATATGTCCCCTATCGACTTAAAATCGGCTTCCCCTGGAGTGCGGGTTCGAGTCCCGCCGTCCGCACCATGGCTCTGGCCGTCGCGCTTCTGTCCGTCGGCGGCTGTAACCGCCAGGCCGATACCGGAGCGGTGACCGTCAGTGCGGTTCACGGGCGAAGCGGCGGCGTATCAGGCCCCGGCCGATCCGGCTTCGCCGATGGCGATACATCGCATCGCCTGTTGCGGGATTCGCTGGCGCAGGGGCTGGTCCGGTTCGATGCCAATGGACAGATCGAGCCGGGACTGGCCGAACGCTGGATAGTCATCGATGACGGCGGCAGCTTCATCTTCCGCCTGCGCGAGGCGAAGTGGGATGATGGCAGCCCCGTCACCGCCGAGCAAATCGTGCCGATCCTCCGCCGCCTCGCCTCTCCGCGATCCGGCAATCCGCTCGCGCCGTTCCTGACCGCGATAGACGAGATCGTCGTGATGACCCCGCAGGTCATCGAGGTGCGACTGTCACGGCCCCGTCCCGACCTGCTCAAGCTGTTCGCCCAGCCCGAAATGGCGATCATCGATCGGACGCGGCATGGCACGGGACCGTTCCGGATCATCCGCGCCGGGCCGCCGCCGCTGCTTCGCCCCATTCCCGATCCCCGGCGTGCCGAGCCCGACGACGATGCTGCACCGGCGCCCGAGGACGATGTCCGCCTGATCTCCGAGAGTCCGGCCCGCGCGATCCTGCGTTTTGCCCAGGGTGGGTCGGACCTGATGCTGGGGGGGCGGTTCGCGGAATGGCCGTTGCTGGACGGCGCACAGATCAACCCCGCCGCCGTCCGAATCGATCCTGCCGCCGGGCTGTTCGGACTGTCCATCGCCAATCGCCAAGGCTTTCTGGCCGATCCCGCCAATCGCCAGGCCCTGTCATCGGCATTCGACCGGGCGGCATTGCTGTCGGCGGTGGCGGCCAATTGGGAGGCGATCGACCGATTGCTACCCGATGCGCTGGATTCGGATGCTCCGCCGCAAATCCCAGGCTGGGCGCTGCTGACGCTGGACGAACGGCGCGCGGGTGCACGCGCCCGGGTCGCGGCATGGGGACAGCCGGTCAGGCTGCGGATCGCACTACCCGACGGGCCCGGCGCGAACCTGCTCTACGGACAGATCGGCGCGACCCTGCTGCGCATCGGCATCACGCCGGAACGGGTGGCGAGCGACGCGCCCGCCGATCTGCGGCTGATCGATGCGGTCGCGCCCTTCGACAGCGCCCGCTGGTATATCGCCACCGCCTGCGCGCCCTGTGGCGAGGCGGCCCAGGCGGCGATCGAGCAGGCGCGGCTCGCTCCCACGCTGGCGGAGCGGAGCCGGGCCATCGCCCTTGCCGATGCCGCATTGAACGCCGACACGCCCTTCATTCCGCTGGCCCGCCCGCTGCGCTGGTCGCTCGTCGCCAATCGCTTGCGGCAATATCAGGCCAATAGTCGCGCATGGCATCCATTGAACCATCTGCGGGGCACCCCCAACTGATAGCCATGGCCAACGCATCCCGTATCGATCCCGGCGCCTTCGACGTGCTTCCTCTCGACAAGGGGATCGCCGCCAGCCGTCGCCGGATCGAGGCGATGGAGGCCATGCTGGAGCGCGTGGTCGTGCTGCCCGGCATCAACCGCCCGATCGGGCTGGACGTGGTGCTGGGGCTGGTCCCCGTCGTCGGCGATATCGCCGCCGCCGCGCTGGGCAGCTATATCATCTGGGAGGCGCGCAATCTGGGCCTGTCGAAGTTCCAGATGCTGCGGATGATGGGCAATGTCGGCTTCGACGCGGTGCTGGGCTTCGTGCCGCTGATCGGCGATGCGGCGGACGTGCTGTTCCGGTCCAACACCCGGAACCTGCGGATCATCCGCAAGCATCTCGACAAGCATCACCCCTCCACCGTGACGGTGGAGGGATAACAGGCTCAGCGTGCCCCGCGCCAGATCTTGATCGGCGCGCTGGGCGACAATCCGCCCTGATGGACCGGGCAGCGGGCATAGCGGAACGCCTTGTTGAGGCAGATCCAGATTTCGTCCAGCCAGCCGTCGCGGGTCGCGGTCACGCGCATCATGTCGGCGGTCATGCCCCGGTTCGCCGCCGCCACCGCACTCGCCAGATCGCCTGCGGTCAGCGCGCTACGGCGTGACAGCGCATTCATGTCGGGGAAGCGCAGGCGGTGGTACAAGCCGTTCGACTGGGTGAAATAGCGCGATGGGCTATAGCCCGCCATGCAGGTGCCGTGCTTGGCCCATTCATGCTGCATGAGCTGGGCGGAGGGGGTGGCGCAGATGTGACGGCGCACGACCGGCTGGGGCAGGATCGCGGTCGGGCGGCAATATTGCGGCCAATCCTTGCCCACCCCATCGGGCCAAAGCCCGTGCAGGGTGAAGCCGAAGCGATTGCCCGATCCGCACTGGAAACGGCTGTCCCCCTTGGGGTCGCGGCAATATTGCGGGCTCCAGGTGATGGCCAGCGTATAGCCGCCGATGGGCAGGACACGCACCGGCTGGCTGCGGCTGGGCAGATCGGGGCGGATGCTCTGCGTGGCCATCGGGGCGGAGCATTGCAGCGTCTGCGCGCCCGCCAGTTGCGGTACCGCCAGCATCGCCAGCGCGATCAGGGTCGTCTTCATGCCTCACTCACCTCCGCCATGGTGCGATACCAGGCCATCGCATTGGGCCGCATCAGCATGACGACGGCGACCAGCGACGCCGCCGCCTGCACGCTGGTCAGCACCCCGAACAGCCCCTGCGCCAGCGCGCCTTCGGACACCTGATACAGAAAACCGAGCAGATTCAGCACGGTCAGGATCACCAGGAAGACCAGTCCGCCCCGGCTCGCCATCCGCGTGACCAGCAGGGTCGCCAACAGGAACAGCCCGATCAGCAAGCCATTGGCGATCACCGCGATCGCCACCCCCGCCTGCGCGACCGTGTCGCCCCAGCCCAAGACCGCCAGCACGAGCAGCAACAGGATGGCGAGGAACGACAGCCGCTCGCCCAATATCACCGATTTCGGTCGCACGCCCTTTTCCCCTTCACGAAACGCCGACGTCAGGCGGCGGCGAAATCCAGTCCGATATCCGCCGCCGGGGCCGACTGGGTCAAGCGGCCCACGCTGATATAGGTCACGCCGGTTTCCGCCAGCGCGCGGATGGTGTCCAGCCGGACGCCACCCGATGCCTCGGTCGGCACGCGCCCGGCGACCAGCGCGACACCCTCCGCCAATTGCGCCGGGCCCATATTGTCGAGCAGCAAATGAGTCGCCCCCGCCGCCAGCGCGGGCTCGATCTGGTCGAGATGGTCGACCTCGACGATGATCCGGGCGATCCCCGCATCCCTGGCGGCCGTCACCGCCGGACCGATCCCGCCCGCGACCGCGACGTGATTGTCCTTGATCATCGCCGCATCCCACAGGCCCATGCGATGGTTCTGCGCGCCACCCATGCGGGTCGCGTATTTCTCGATCAGGCGAAGGCCGGGGATCGTCTTGCGGGTATCGAGCAGCGTCGCGCCGGTCCCCTCGATCGCGGCGACATAGGCCGCCGTCATCGTCGCGATGCCCGACAGGTGCTGGACGGTGTTGAGCGCAGAACGCTCGGCGGTCAGCATCGCCCGTGCCTTGCCCGACAGGCGGAGCAACGCGGTGCCCGGTGCGACGCTCGCCCCGTCCTCGACCAGCCGCTCGATCACCACATCCGGGTCGAGGCGGCGAAAGAACGCCTCGGCAATGGGCAGCCCGGCGACGGTGATCGCGTCACGGCTGGCCATGGTGCCGATGAAGCGCGCCTCGGCCGGGATCACGGCGGCGGAGGTGATGTCGCCCCCCGGCCCCAGATCCTCGGCCAGCGTCGCCGTCACGAAAGCGTCGAGGTCGAACCCGTCGATCATCCCGCGCGGACCGGACCCAGATCGCCCCGGCCCACCGTGCCGCTGGCGAGCGTCAGCATCGCGTCCAGGCTCTTCTTGGCCTGGAGCCGCAGCCCTTCCTCGATCTCGACGCGCGGGGTCAGGTCGCGGAGCGCCAGATACAGCTTCTCCATCGTGTTCAACGCCATGTACGGGCAGATATTGCAGTTGCAGTTGCCGTCCGCGCCCGGCGCGCCGATGAAGCTCTTGCCCGGCATCGCCTTCTGCATCTGGTGGATGATGTGCGGCTCGGTCGCGACGATCAGCGTGTCACCGGTCACGGTTTGCGCGAATTCCAGGATGCCGCGCGTCGATCCGACATAATCGGCATGGTCGAGGATGACGGCGGGACATTCGGGATGCGCGGCGATCGGCGCATCGGGATACTGGGCACGCAGCTTGAGCAGTTCGGTCTCGCTGAACGCCTCGTGCACGATGCACACGCCCGGCCAGAGCAGCATCTCGCGCCCGGTCTTGCGCGCCAGATAGCCGCCGAGATTGCGGTCGGGGCCGAAGATGATCTTCTGATCGGGATCGATCTGCGACAGGATCTGCTCGGCAGAGGATGACGTCACGATGATGTCGGAGAGCGCCTTCACCTCGGTCGAGCAGTTGATATAGGTCAGCGCGATATGGTCCGGGTGCTGGGCGCGGAACTCGGCGAACTGCTCGGGGGGACAGCTATCCTCCAGGCTGCACCCGGCGGCCATGTCGGGCAGGACCACGATCTTGTCGGGCGACAGGATCTTGGCCGTCTCCGCCATGAAGCGCACCCCGCAAAAGGCGATGACGTCCGCATCGGTCGCCTGCGCCTTACGGCTGAGGTCCAGGCTGTCGCCGACGAAATCGGCCAGGTCCTGAATCTCGGGCTTCTGATAATAATGGGCGAGGATGACGGCGTTGCGTTCCTTGCGGAGGCGGTCGATCTCGGCGCGCAGGTCGAGGCCCGTCAGATTCGTCTGGATGGTCATGTCATTTCCCCTAGGCGCACGCGCGTGCGCCGACAATCGGTGACGTTAACCCGCGTTGTCCAGAACCTCCTGCACCGTGCGGGTGGTGTCCCAATGTTCGTCGTTGGGCGACTCGTCGGAAAAGTGCACCTTCACGGTCGCATCCACCCCGGCGGCGCGTAGCGGCATGGCAAAGCTCCGCTCCACCGCGCGGCGGGTCGCATCGCGCGCCAGCTTCATCGGCGAAGGCGCGCGGGCCTGGCGCATCAACTCGACCTGTCCGGCAGTGCGATTGGCGGCGTCCAGCCGCTGCTCGGCATCGGTAAAGGTGGTCAGCACCCCGCCCGAGCCATATTCGCGGATCGCCGCCAGATCGACCTGCGGCCCGTCGACCTCCACCGGCGGCAGCGTCACCGACAGGGTGCGGTTCCCCGCATCCCAGCGGACGTCCTGCTGGCGCAGCTTGCCCAGATCGACCTCATAACGGACCATGCCCGGCATGATCAGCGTCCGCTCGGTCGAAAAGCCCAGTTGCGACTGGCGCGAGGTGACGACCGCGACATAGCGCGCGGCGAAGGCGGACAGCCGGTTCTGCTCGCGAAGTCCGTCCAGGCTGGCCCGCGCGATCGTCGTCGGATCGGGGGTCAGCCGGTCGGCGATATAGCGCTGCACGCCCCATATGGCGATCAGGCCCGCCAGGACCAGCAGCACCAGCACGCCGGCCACCTTGGTCAGGAGCAGGCCGACACCGCCGCGTGACGGAGTCGTGGGGTCGGGGGAGGTCACGCCGCGCTCGTCCATGATGCTCCTTCCTCGCGGACCAGCCCGCGTGTGCGCAGGTCGTAGAGATGCGCCATGACCGAGCGTTCCGCCGCCGGAAGCAGCCTGGGGTTCAGCCCGACATACATACGCGCGGTCATCGCCGCGATGGTCAGGTCGTCGCCCTGGCGCAGCAGACGCAGAATCTGCCCCTCGCGCTGCTTGCGATGGCCCAGCATCCCGCGCACCAGCCGCTGCGGATTGTCGACCGCCTCGCCGTGTCCGGGATAATAGACGCGGTCGTCGCGCTCCATCAGCTTTTCGAGGCTCGCCATATAATCGGCCATGTCGCCATCGGGGGGCGAGACGATGCTGGTCGACCAGCCCATGACATGATCGCCGGAAAACAGCGCCCTGGTCTCGGGCAACGCGAAGGCCAGATGGTTGGAGGTATGGCCCGGCGTCGCGATGGCGGTGAGCGTCCACCCATCGCCGGACACGCCCTCCCCCTCCGCCAGCACATGGTCGGGCGCATAGTCCCGGTCGAACGCCGCGTCGGACCGCCCGCCATCATAATCCGGCGCGAAGGGGGCCGCGCCGACGATCGGCGCGCCGGTCGCCTTCGCCAGCGGGCGGGCGGCCGGGCTATGGTCGCGGTGGTGATGGGTTATCACGATCGCTTCCACGCGGCGTCCGCCGATCGCGCGCAGCAGCGCGTCGAGATGGGCGGGATCGTCGGGCCCCGGATCGATCACCGCGACGTCACGGTCGCCGACGATATGCGTCTGCGTCCCCGTATAGGTGAAGGGCGAGGCATTGGGAGCGAGCACGCGGGAAACCAGCGGCTCAAGCTGGATCGGAATGCCGGTCGGGTGCTCAGCCATCGCCCTATATGTGGGCAAGAGGCGCGCAAGAGGCAACCCCTGTGCCCGACGGGCGAACACAGGGGTCGAGTGGGGGTAACATCGTGAAGGATCAATCGTCGGCGCGGTTCGCCATCTCGGCCTTCAGTTCGGCGGTCGCCTCGTTCAGGCCATTCAGCGCGTCGCGGCGAGCATCCTCGGACAGGTTGCGGTCGCGGATGATCGAGGCGCGGGCATTTTCGATGCTGGCCAGCGCGATCCGCATGTTCACCTGCGCCGTGCGCTGGGCGCTCAGGGCGGACAAGGACGCCTGGCGTGCCATCTTTTCGATCCGGTCGGTGCAGATGACGGTCACCTGCTGCTTCGTCCGGCCATTGGTCGTGACATAACTCGTCCGCGTATCGCTGCCGGCGGTGCCGCACGTGCCCGACCGGACCAGCGGCATGGGGCCCATGGCGACGCGACCGTCGGTGGTCACGATCCGGAAACGGCGACCGTTGCGGGTGGTGACGACACGCATCCCGTCCGTTTCCGCGACTTGCGGCGTTTCCGGGACCATCGGCGTCATGGGGGCCATCGGGTCCAGCGGTGCCGCCGCGACCGCCCGCTTGGCGGGTGCGGCGGGTGCGGCGGGTGCGGCGACGCCGGGTGATGCCACCGTCGACGGCGTGACAAGGGCTTCGGGCGCTTCAGGGGGTTCGGGCGATTCGGCCTGTTCGGGCGCTTCGGGCGCTGCGGGCAAGGCGGGTGTGGTCAGGTCGACGCCGATCGTCCGTTCGACCTTCTTGGTCAGCGCCGCCGCCGCCGGAGTACCCGACGCCGTCATCCCCAGCCCGCCCAGCACCAGCAACGACACGGTCGCCGCGCCCAGCGCCAATTGACGACGCGATGTCGGAGAAGTGGTCAACATCTTCAGCCTCCCTTTCAGATCATCGATGGTGTGGAGATGGCATGCGCCCGACAGCGCCCGGCCATGCGCGGCCTTGACGATCGCGCAGGCATAGACATGCCGGTCGGCGCGGCTGCGGCCCTTCAGCACGCGGGCGTCATTGGCAAGTTCCTGATCGGCGCGAAACGCATGGAAGGCGCGCCAGGCGATCGGGTTGAACCAGTGGAGCGCCAGTACGCCGAGCGCGATCCAGTTGGCGATCAGGTCGCCGCGCGCATGGTGGCCCAGCTCATGCGCCAGCGCCAGGTCGCGCTCGTCGGCGTCGTAGCGCTCGGCGAAATCGCGCGGGAAGGCAACGTAACGGCGCCAGATCCCGAAGGCGAGCGGCCCCGGTGCACCGTCGCTGGCCACCACATGGACGCCGTCCACTGCCTCCAGCGGCTCGGCCGTCGCAAGCAACCGGCTGCGGAAGCGCCAGTGGCGGAGAAGCTGAAATGCCAGGAACCCGGCGGCCCCGACGATCCAGAACAGCGCGATCCCCTGCCCCAGGCTGGGCCAGACGCTGGAGGTCGCGATCGGTGCGGGAAGCTGGGTCGCCATCGGCACGACGACATAGGCGTTCAGCGTCTCGCCCATCGCCGAGAGCGGCGGCGTCGCCTGCTCCGACACCTGATGCGGCATCCGGGGCAGCAACAGCCGGAGCAGCGGCAGCGCCCAGAGCGCATAGGCGATCTGTGGCCCGAAGGCCTCACGGACATGACGCCGGGCCAGCAGGACCAGCGCCATGAGCAGGGTGGAGGCGATCATGGCCTCCACCGCCCAGCCCAACGTCGCGCCGCTCACGCCTTCAGTTCCTTGAGCAGGGCCTCGATCTCGGAAATATCCTGCGCGGTCAGTTCGTCCCGCTCGGCCAGATGCGCGACCAGCGGGGTCAGGCGACCACCGAACAGCCGGTCGATCAGGCGACGGGATTCGCCGACGACATAATCGTCGCGCGCGACCAGCGGGCGATAGAGATAGCGCCGCCCCTGTTCCTCATGCGCGATCGCTTCCTTGGCGAGCAGGCGGCCGAGCAGCGTCTTGACCGTATTGGTCGTCCAACCGCGTTCGGGATCGACCCTCTCCGCCACGTCCTGCGCGGTCAGTGGAGCGTCCTCCCACAGGACCTCCATCACCGCGTGTTCGGCATCGCTGATACGCTCGGCCATCGACTCGCCCTCTCATTGATTACAAATGTAATCCTATAGCGATTACAGACGTAGTCAATAGGGCACTCGATGCGCTGCGGCACGGGGAGGTGGCAGGGCGCAGCCCTGACGGAGGGGGGCCTCCACAAAGGACGTCACTCGTGGAGCCCCCCCCTCCACCACCGCTTCGCGGCGGTCCCCCTCCCCGTTCCGGGGAGGATAGAAAAAGGGCCGGATCTTCATCCGGCCCC
This window harbors:
- a CDS encoding DUF4112 domain-containing protein codes for the protein MANASRIDPGAFDVLPLDKGIAASRRRIEAMEAMLERVVVLPGINRPIGLDVVLGLVPVVGDIAAAALGSYIIWEARNLGLSKFQMLRMMGNVGFDAVLGFVPLIGDAADVLFRSNTRNLRIIRKHLDKHHPSTVTVEG
- a CDS encoding DUF4230 domain-containing protein; this encodes MDERGVTSPDPTTPSRGGVGLLLTKVAGVLVLLVLAGLIAIWGVQRYIADRLTPDPTTIARASLDGLREQNRLSAFAARYVAVVTSRQSQLGFSTERTLIMPGMVRYEVDLGKLRQQDVRWDAGNRTLSVTLPPVEVDGPQVDLAAIREYGSGGVLTTFTDAEQRLDAANRTAGQVELMRQARAPSPMKLARDATRRAVERSFAMPLRAAGVDATVKVHFSDESPNDEHWDTTRTVQEVLDNAG
- a CDS encoding M56 family metallopeptidase, which gives rise to MSGATLGWAVEAMIASTLLMALVLLARRHVREAFGPQIAYALWALPLLRLLLPRMPHQVSEQATPPLSAMGETLNAYVVVPMATQLPAPIATSSVWPSLGQGIALFWIVGAAGFLAFQLLRHWRFRSRLLATAEPLEAVDGVHVVASDGAPGPLAFGIWRRYVAFPRDFAERYDADERDLALAHELGHHARGDLIANWIALGVLALHWFNPIAWRAFHAFRADQELANDARVLKGRSRADRHVYACAIVKAAHGRALSGACHLHTIDDLKGRLKMLTTSPTSRRQLALGAATVSLLVLGGLGMTASGTPAAAALTKKVERTIGVDLTTPALPAAPEAPEQAESPEPPEAPEALVTPSTVASPGVAAPAAPAAPAKRAVAAAPLDPMAPMTPMVPETPQVAETDGMRVVTTRNGRRFRIVTTDGRVAMGPMPLVRSGTCGTAGSDTRTSYVTTNGRTKQQVTVICTDRIEKMARQASLSALSAQRTAQVNMRIALASIENARASIIRDRNLSEDARRDALNGLNEATAELKAEMANRADD
- the nadA gene encoding quinolinate synthase NadA, with the protein product MTIQTNLTGLDLRAEIDRLRKERNAVILAHYYQKPEIQDLADFVGDSLDLSRKAQATDADVIAFCGVRFMAETAKILSPDKIVVLPDMAAGCSLEDSCPPEQFAEFRAQHPDHIALTYINCSTEVKALSDIIVTSSSAEQILSQIDPDQKIIFGPDRNLGGYLARKTGREMLLWPGVCIVHEAFSETELLKLRAQYPDAPIAAHPECPAVILDHADYVGSTRGILEFAQTVTGDTLIVATEPHIIHQMQKAMPGKSFIGAPGADGNCNCNICPYMALNTMEKLYLALRDLTPRVEIEEGLRLQAKKSLDAMLTLASGTVGRGDLGPVRAG
- the nadC gene encoding carboxylating nicotinate-nucleotide diphosphorylase gives rise to the protein MIDGFDLDAFVTATLAEDLGPGGDITSAAVIPAEARFIGTMASRDAITVAGLPIAEAFFRRLDPDVVIERLVEDGASVAPGTALLRLSGKARAMLTAERSALNTVQHLSGIATMTAAYVAAIEGTGATLLDTRKTIPGLRLIEKYATRMGGAQNHRMGLWDAAMIKDNHVAVAGGIGPAVTAARDAGIARIIVEVDHLDQIEPALAAGATHLLLDNMGPAQLAEGVALVAGRVPTEASGGVRLDTIRALAETGVTYISVGRLTQSAPAADIGLDFAAA
- a CDS encoding MBL fold metallo-hydrolase, whose product is MAEHPTGIPIQLEPLVSRVLAPNASPFTYTGTQTHIVGDRDVAVIDPGPDDPAHLDALLRAIGGRRVEAIVITHHHRDHSPAARPLAKATGAPIVGAAPFAPDYDGGRSDAAFDRDYAPDHVLAEGEGVSGDGWTLTAIATPGHTSNHLAFALPETRALFSGDHVMGWSTSIVSPPDGDMADYMASLEKLMERDDRVYYPGHGEAVDNPQRLVRGMLGHRKQREGQILRLLRQGDDLTIAAMTARMYVGLNPRLLPAAERSVMAHLYDLRTRGLVREEGASWTSAA
- a CDS encoding ribonuclease T — its product is MKTTLIALAMLAVPQLAGAQTLQCSAPMATQSIRPDLPSRSQPVRVLPIGGYTLAITWSPQYCRDPKGDSRFQCGSGNRFGFTLHGLWPDGVGKDWPQYCRPTAILPQPVVRRHICATPSAQLMQHEWAKHGTCMAGYSPSRYFTQSNGLYHRLRFPDMNALSRRSALTAGDLASAVAAANRGMTADMMRVTATRDGWLDEIWICLNKAFRYARCPVHQGGLSPSAPIKIWRGAR
- a CDS encoding ABC transporter substrate-binding protein; this encodes MALAVALLSVGGCNRQADTGAVTVSAVHGRSGGVSGPGRSGFADGDTSHRLLRDSLAQGLVRFDANGQIEPGLAERWIVIDDGGSFIFRLREAKWDDGSPVTAEQIVPILRRLASPRSGNPLAPFLTAIDEIVVMTPQVIEVRLSRPRPDLLKLFAQPEMAIIDRTRHGTGPFRIIRAGPPPLLRPIPDPRRAEPDDDAAPAPEDDVRLISESPARAILRFAQGGSDLMLGGRFAEWPLLDGAQINPAAVRIDPAAGLFGLSIANRQGFLADPANRQALSSAFDRAALLSAVAANWEAIDRLLPDALDSDAPPQIPGWALLTLDERRAGARARVAAWGQPVRLRIALPDGPGANLLYGQIGATLLRIGITPERVASDAPADLRLIDAVAPFDSARWYIATACAPCGEAAQAAIEQARLAPTLAERSRAIALADAALNADTPFIPLARPLRWSLVANRLRQYQANSRAWHPLNHLRGTPN
- a CDS encoding BlaI/MecI/CopY family transcriptional regulator, which translates into the protein MAERISDAEHAVMEVLWEDAPLTAQDVAERVDPERGWTTNTVKTLLGRLLAKEAIAHEEQGRRYLYRPLVARDDYVVGESRRLIDRLFGGRLTPLVAHLAERDELTAQDISEIEALLKELKA